Within Cellulophaga sp. L1A9, the genomic segment TTATTCAGTGATATATTTCTTTTTTCTACAGGAAAAAATATAAAACAAAATGAAGCGTCACCTGAATTTGAAACTCCCTGTGTCCGATATGGCGAATTATATCATATGTATAATGAGGTGATTAATGATGTAATTAATAAAACAAATCTTGATAAATCAGAACTACTGTTTAGCAAAGGTGATGAAATATTACTTCCTTCAGCAGGTGAAGACCCATTAGATATTGGTTCGGCTTCTGCCTTAACTCTAGAAAATATTGCTATAGGAAGAACAATAAACGTTTTAAGACCTTTAAACAAGAATATTTATTCTCAAATCTACGCTTCTTATTATATTAATCAAAAATTAAGAAAAAAGATATCAACTTTAGCTAAAGGTTCAAGTATTAGTAATGTATATAATTCTGACTTAAAGACATTAAAAATCAATCTTCCTTCCCTCCCCGAACAACAAAAAATAGCTTCTTTTTTAAGTGCGGTAGATGAAAAAATACAACAACTCACCAAAAAGAAAGCCCTTTTAGAGCAATACAAAAAAGGGGTCATGCAACAATTGTTTTCTGGTAAACTAAGGTTTAAAGATGAAAATGGGAAGGCGTATCCGGATTGGGAGGAGAAACGATTGGGGGAAATAGCTTCCTTTTTAAAAGGAAAAGGAATCTCAAAAGCAGACCTTTCATTGAATGGCAAGCTAAAGTGTATAAGATATGGCGAATTATATACTGTTTACGGAGAAACTATAGATAAGGTTTTCTCTAAAACGAATGTCGCAGAAAAGGAATTAGTAATGAGTGAAAAGGGTGATGTTATTATTCCTGCGTCTGGAGAAACTCAAATTGATATCGCAACGGCTTCCTGTGTTATAAATGCCAATATTGCACTTGGAGGGGATTTAAATATAATACGAAGTGCAAATAATGGCATTTTCTTAGCTTACTATTTAAATAGTGCTTTGAAATTTGATATAGCTCGCTTATCACAAGGTGTTTCTGTTGTGCATCTATATTCAAGCCAACTCAAAACATTAAAAATAGGTGTTCCACAAATTGAAGAACAACAAAAAATCGCTACTTACTTATCTAATATCGATACCAAAATAGAAAGCGTAAACAACCAAATAACCAAAACCCAAAGCTTTAAAAAAGGGCTGTTGCAGGGAATGTTTGTTTAGAAAACATGAAAGACTATTGCGCATGCTTTTTGTATTATATTTTGTTTTGCGCACGTTTTTTTAGTCTAGCGCACGTTTTTAATTAAAATTTTTGCGCACGTTTTTTTTTAAAAAATAATAATGCGCACGTTTTTTTTATTTTGCGCACGCTTTTTTAGTTATATTTGAGTATAACGTATAGAATACTAAACCATGGAAATAGAGATACCTTCAATTAAAACATCCGTATTCCAAGGTAACACCACACCTGAAAACGGGAAAATAGTGGGTTATGGTGCCATTATAGAAAAATTGAAGTTACCCATACCATTTCCAAATACATTATCTCTAATTACTGAAAAAAGTAAAAAATACAATACCGATTATTGGAAAGTTTTTCCAGCTTCATACCAACCAGAAGAAACCTTATACAAACAACTAGTATTTGCAATTAAATATGAGGGCATTAACCTTTTAGTGTTTAAATCGTTATTTAATACCATTTCTAAAAATGAAATAGAGACCATTTTAAATATAGAGCCAATGGGCCAATACAGCCGAAAAATTTGGTTTTTATATGAATGGCTGCAACAAGAGGAAATTAATGTAGCGGTTGATTTAAAAAAACGCAAATACATTCCTCTATTAGATACTAAAATACAATACGCAATAAAAGGAGAGGAATCCGTAAGACAAAAAATTATAAACAACCTTCCCGGAACAAAAGACTTTTGCCCATTAATATTTAAAACCAAAAAATTAGAAAATCATATTAATGCTAATGTATCTGGCAAAAAAAATGCATTGCTAAATAGTATCCATAAAGATGTCTTACAAAGAGCATCTTCTTTTTTATTGTTAAAAGATTCTAAAGCTTCATTTACCATAGAAGGCGAAAATCCGGGAAATAATAGGGCAATGCGTTGGGGAAAGGCCATTGGTCAGGCAGGTCAAAAAACATTAAGCATTGAAGAATTAATTCGCTTACAGCAAATAGTAATAGAAAACAGTAGGTTTATAGCTATGGGGCTACGAAAAAAAGGAGGATTTGTTGGTGAACATGACCGCGTAACAGGCGAACCTATTCCGGACCATATTTCCGCCAAAGAAGATACTATTGAACAATTATTAAATGGATTAATTGCTACCAATGAAGCATTGCAGGACGATACCTATGATGCCGTGTTAGCAGCAGCTACCATAGCATTTGGCTTTGTTTTTATTCACCCCTTTGTTGATGGGAATGGCCGTTTACATCGGTATATTATTCATCATATTTTGGCAAAAAAGGCCTTTACACAACAAGGTATTATTTTTCCTGTGTCGTCATCCATACTGGACCATATTGATGATTATAAAAACGTTTTAGAATCGTATTCACATCCCTTATTGGACCATATTGAGTGGAATGAAACCGAAGATCATAATGTAGAGGTTACAAATGACACTATAGATCTTTACCGTTACTTTGATGCCACTAAACAAGCGGAATTTTTATATGATTGTGTGGAAGATACTTTAAAACGTGTTATTCCGGAAGAAGTAACCTATTTGCAAAACTATGATGATTTTAAAAAATATATAGATAACCATTTTGAAATGCCGGATAAAATGGTTGCTATTCTGGTTCGTTTTTTAGAGCAAAATGATGGGGTATTATCAAAAAGAGCTTTAAAAAAGGAATTTTCAGCGTTAAAAGAGAAAGAAATTGAGGAAATCGAAACGAATTATAATAGCATTTTTTTAGAAGCATAAATGAGCCATCAATCCGAAACCATACTAGAAAACAACCTAATCCAACAATTGGTTGGTTTGGGTTACACCGCTGTAAAAGTACCAGATGCTACTGCACTTGTTGCTAATTTAAAAAGTCAGCTTGAGGCATTTAATAAAACCTCCTATTCTAATAAGGAATTTGATGGGATCTTAAATCATTTAGAAAAAGGTAAGGTGTTTGAAAAAGCCAAAACCTTACGGGATAGGTTTAGTTTTATCAGAGAAAATGGCGAGGTGTGTTATGTGCGCTTTTTTGATTCAGAAAATTCGAATAACAACTTGTTTCAAGTTACCAACCAAATAAGCTTAGAGGGTTCTTATAAAAACAGGTATGATGTAACGCTGTTAGTAAATGGCTTGCCTTTGGTGCAATTAGAATTAAAGCGTAGAGGTATTGAAATTAAAGAAGCTTTTAATCAAATAAACAGGTACCAATTACATAGTTTCTGGAGTACTCATGGCTTGTTTCAATATGTTCAATTATTTGTAATTAGTAATGGTGGTAACACAAAATATTTGGCAAATAATGAGTTACAGTCGGTTTTACAGACCTTCTTTTGGGCAGACAAAAACAATAAACGTATTACGGAGCTGCCTGAATTTGCAGATGCATTTTTAAATATTGATCATTTAGGTAAAATGATTGCGCAATACGTGGTCATTAACGAAACCTACAAAAACATGATGGTCTTGCGCCCGTATCAATACTACGCTACTGAGGCTATCATTCATCAAGTAAAGAACACTACTGAAAACGGCTATATTTGGCACACTACAGGTTCAGGAAAAACATTAACCTCATTTAAAGCAAGCCAAATTTTAATGGATTTGCCAGAGGTGTACAAAGTAGTTTTTGTGGTAGATCGTAAAGATCTAGATTACCAAACCATGAAAGAGTTTAATGCTTTTAAAGAGGGCAGTGTAGATACTACAGAGAACACCACGAGTTTGGTGCATCAATTTCTAGGGAAATTTAAAGATAAAAAAGGCGTTCGTAAAGATTCCGATTTAATCATTACCACCATTCAAAAATTAAACAATGCTATTTCTGGGCATAACAAAACCAAATTAGCGCCTTTAAAAAACGAACGTTTCGTATTTATTTTTGACGAATGTCACCGTAGTCAGTTTGGTGACACCCATGCAAGAATTACAGAATTTTTTAGCAACAGCCAATTATTTGGTTTTACAGGGACCCCAATTTTTGCAGATAATGCTTCTAAAAACGACTTAGGGAAGCGTACCACCAAAGATTTATTTGGCAATTGCCTTCATAAATATGTGATAACAGATGCTATCCGCGATGAAAATGTATTGCGCTTTGCCATAGAGTATATTGGTAAATACAAAAACAAGAGTAAGACTTTTATAGATATAGAAGTAGAAGATATTGATAAGAAAGAAGTGCTAGATTCCCCAAAGCGATTAACTAAAATTGCAGATTACATTATAGCACATCACGATCAAAAAACTTTCAGCAAGGCATATTCTGCTTTGTTTGCTGTAAGTAGCATTGATAATCTTATCAAGTATTATGATATTTTTCAGCAGAAAAAAGAAGCTGGCGAACATAATTTGCGCATAGCTACCATATTTACCTATGGCACCAATGAAGATAGTACTGACGCTCAAGATTTCTTGCCTGATGATGCAGAGCTCTCTATGGCAGCAGAACCCCAAGAAACGTACAAACGAAGCCATTCAAGAGATAAGCTAGAAAAGTATATTGGTGATTACAATGCCATGTACAGCACCAGCTACACTACAAAAGACCAACAACAATTTGAAAACTATTTTAAAAACATTAGCAAGCGTTTAAAAGAACGTGAAAAAATAACGTTTAATGATGAAAAAGACCGTTTAGATATTGTTATTGTAGTGAACATGATGCTTACCGGTTTTGATGCTAAAAAGGTAAACACATTGTATGTTGATAAAAATTTAAAGCAGCATGGCTTAATACAAGCTTTCTCTAGAACTAATAGAATTTTAGGAGACCAAAAATCTCAAGGAAATATTTTGTGTTTTAGAAATCTAAAAAAGGCTACTGACGATGCCATTACCTTATTTTCAAACAAAGATGCTATTGAAGTGGTAACCATGCCAGATTATGAGGTAATTGCAGAAAAGTTTGATGAAGCGCTAAAAAACCTACGAGAAATAACACCCACTTACCAAAGCGTTAATGACTTAGCTACGGAAAATGATGAAGCTGCTTTTGTACAAACATTCAGAAGACTTTTAAGAAACATGAATGTATTACAGTCCTACTCAGATTTTGATTGGGATGATTTACCAATAAGTGAGCAAGAATTTACAGGTTACCAAGGAAAATACAGAGATTTATATGATAAAGTAAGGCGGGCTAACGCAAAACAAAAAACATCAATCTTAGCAGATATAGATTTTGAGTTAGAGTTGATACACAGCGATACTATAAATGTAGCTTATATTTTTATGCTATTAGCGAAACTTAAAAATGCAAAGTCGTCTGAAGCAAAGGCACAGAAAAAAGCAATACTAGATCTTTTGGGGGGCGATACCATGTTGCGTAGCAAACGTGAACTTATCGAAAAATTTATAGATGAAAATCTACCAAAAATTGATGACACAGATACTATTCAAGATGAATTTGAAACCTATTGGCAAGAGCAAAAAGTACTAGCACTGGGTAAACTTTGTGACGAAGAGAATTTAGATAAAGCACAGTTTAAAGCCTTAATTGACACGTATATCTATAGTGGACAAGAACCTATAAAAGATGACGTTTTTAAATGCTTAGACAATAGACCAAGTATTTTAAAAGCACGTGAAATAGGTGAACGCATTTTATCTAAAATGAAAGAGTTTGTACAAGTTTTTATAGAAGGTATGACGGGGTAATATAATTAGCGCTATCATCTATAGCCTTCCGGAAAATTGTAGTATCAGATCATATAAATGAAAAGCCTTGCAAATTGGATATAAATTTAATCTTAAATAAGATAAACTTTGTTAGTAGATATAAAGAAATCTGTCTGGATTATAATGATTATGAAAATAGACTCCGTGGTAGGAATACAAAGCGGTATCTCGCTATTCTAAAAACATTGGATGAAAATTTCTCATATGTATCAAAAGATAAATTCTTTACCTTAAAATATGAATATGAAGCATTTGAACTAAATTTAGGATTAGTTGTAAATGACGGTCTTGTTGAGCCTAGTCTATATGTAATCCGAAATGAGGATTGGATACTTTACAATAGATTTGATTTTATTTCAGAAAAGTTACATCCTGGCTTTCGAGAAAATTTTAATCTTCCAAAATACAAAACAGAAGCCGAACTTGAGGCGCTACTAACTGAAATTCTTAAACTTTATAAAGATATTAGGGTAGCGTTTGTGAAAGATTTTTGATAATGATAAATGGAATTGGAGTAATTGTAGACAGCATAGAAGAAAAATGATAGAATTGTTTGTTAAGCATTTAGAAAATATTTCTTAAATATTCAAACACATAATAGTGCAATAAAAAGCACTATTAACAAATTAAGTATTCTGAAAATTCAAAAAACCACAAATAGTGCTTTAAAAAGCACTTACCCTAGGTTTAAATTATAAAAAGGCATATTTTTATATAAAAAGAGCCATATAATGCACTCAAAAGATTTAATAGAAGCTATAAAAACACGTAGAGACAATCTAGATGTAACACAAGAACTACTTGCAGACCTTTCTGGTGTAGGTTTGCGTACGCTTAAACAATTTGAAAGCGGTAAAGGAAATCCAACCCTAGAAACGTTACAAAAATTGGGTAATGCATTAGGTATGGAATTAACATTTACGATTAAAGAACTTAAATAATGAGACAAGCTGAGGTTCTATATAAAAAAGAAAAGGCAGGCATGTTGACACAGTTAGACGATGCCAGTTTTGTATTTACGTATCAAGATAGTTGGTTTAACGATATTAATAAACCAGCAATTAGTTTAACCTTACCTAAAACACAACAAAAATATACGTCTAAACATTTGTTTTCTTTTTTTTATAATATGTTACCAGAAGGCTCTAACAAGCAAACGGTTTGTTTTCAAAACCGTATAGATACCAAAGATCATTTTGGCATCTTGTTAACGACAGCAAAACAAGATACTATTGGTGCAGTAACTATTAAAAAACTAGACAAATAATGGCAATACCACAAATTACAGTTTGCCCAAGTACACTTGCTAAAGAGAATGATTCTTATAGTAACACTGCTTTAAGACGTGTATTTAATGGTAAAAAAGTAAGTCCTCTTTTACCTTACGATTCCCCAACAAGCAACGACATTACAGATGCGCTGTTTACAGAAAACAGAAAACGCATGTCTATTTCTGGTGTGCAAGAAAAATTTTCGGTCCTATTAGAAAAAAACAAGTTACGTTTAGTAGAAGAAAACGAACAAGGACAATACATATTAAAACCAATACCTAAGGTTGGTAAAAACGCCAATCAAATGCCAGCAAACGAGC encodes:
- a CDS encoding Fic family protein, with translation MEIEIPSIKTSVFQGNTTPENGKIVGYGAIIEKLKLPIPFPNTLSLITEKSKKYNTDYWKVFPASYQPEETLYKQLVFAIKYEGINLLVFKSLFNTISKNEIETILNIEPMGQYSRKIWFLYEWLQQEEINVAVDLKKRKYIPLLDTKIQYAIKGEESVRQKIINNLPGTKDFCPLIFKTKKLENHINANVSGKKNALLNSIHKDVLQRASSFLLLKDSKASFTIEGENPGNNRAMRWGKAIGQAGQKTLSIEELIRLQQIVIENSRFIAMGLRKKGGFVGEHDRVTGEPIPDHISAKEDTIEQLLNGLIATNEALQDDTYDAVLAAATIAFGFVFIHPFVDGNGRLHRYIIHHILAKKAFTQQGIIFPVSSSILDHIDDYKNVLESYSHPLLDHIEWNETEDHNVEVTNDTIDLYRYFDATKQAEFLYDCVEDTLKRVIPEEVTYLQNYDDFKKYIDNHFEMPDKMVAILVRFLEQNDGVLSKRALKKEFSALKEKEIEEIETNYNSIFLEA
- a CDS encoding type I restriction endonuclease subunit R, encoding MSHQSETILENNLIQQLVGLGYTAVKVPDATALVANLKSQLEAFNKTSYSNKEFDGILNHLEKGKVFEKAKTLRDRFSFIRENGEVCYVRFFDSENSNNNLFQVTNQISLEGSYKNRYDVTLLVNGLPLVQLELKRRGIEIKEAFNQINRYQLHSFWSTHGLFQYVQLFVISNGGNTKYLANNELQSVLQTFFWADKNNKRITELPEFADAFLNIDHLGKMIAQYVVINETYKNMMVLRPYQYYATEAIIHQVKNTTENGYIWHTTGSGKTLTSFKASQILMDLPEVYKVVFVVDRKDLDYQTMKEFNAFKEGSVDTTENTTSLVHQFLGKFKDKKGVRKDSDLIITTIQKLNNAISGHNKTKLAPLKNERFVFIFDECHRSQFGDTHARITEFFSNSQLFGFTGTPIFADNASKNDLGKRTTKDLFGNCLHKYVITDAIRDENVLRFAIEYIGKYKNKSKTFIDIEVEDIDKKEVLDSPKRLTKIADYIIAHHDQKTFSKAYSALFAVSSIDNLIKYYDIFQQKKEAGEHNLRIATIFTYGTNEDSTDAQDFLPDDAELSMAAEPQETYKRSHSRDKLEKYIGDYNAMYSTSYTTKDQQQFENYFKNISKRLKEREKITFNDEKDRLDIVIVVNMMLTGFDAKKVNTLYVDKNLKQHGLIQAFSRTNRILGDQKSQGNILCFRNLKKATDDAITLFSNKDAIEVVTMPDYEVIAEKFDEALKNLREITPTYQSVNDLATENDEAAFVQTFRRLLRNMNVLQSYSDFDWDDLPISEQEFTGYQGKYRDLYDKVRRANAKQKTSILADIDFELELIHSDTINVAYIFMLLAKLKNAKSSEAKAQKKAILDLLGGDTMLRSKRELIEKFIDENLPKIDDTDTIQDEFETYWQEQKVLALGKLCDEENLDKAQFKALIDTYIYSGQEPIKDDVFKCLDNRPSILKAREIGERILSKMKEFVQVFIEGMTG
- a CDS encoding restriction endonuclease subunit S, with protein sequence MAAHTDKPTPSLRGGTTKQSVETKQSLRMERSEAKHSVDATRTLVPKLRFKEFDGDIVKYLFSDIFLFSTGKNIKQNEASPEFETPCVRYGELYHMYNEVINDVINKTNLDKSELLFSKGDEILLPSAGEDPLDIGSASALTLENIAIGRTINVLRPLNKNIYSQIYASYYINQKLRKKISTLAKGSSISNVYNSDLKTLKINLPSLPEQQKIASFLSAVDEKIQQLTKKKALLEQYKKGVMQQLFSGKLRFKDENGKAYPDWEEKRLGEIASFLKGKGISKADLSLNGKLKCIRYGELYTVYGETIDKVFSKTNVAEKELVMSEKGDVIIPASGETQIDIATASCVINANIALGGDLNIIRSANNGIFLAYYLNSALKFDIARLSQGVSVVHLYSSQLKTLKIGVPQIEEQQKIATYLSNIDTKIESVNNQITKTQSFKKGLLQGMFV
- a CDS encoding helix-turn-helix domain-containing protein; the encoded protein is MHSKDLIEAIKTRRDNLDVTQELLADLSGVGLRTLKQFESGKGNPTLETLQKLGNALGMELTFTIKELK
- a CDS encoding HipA N-terminal domain-containing protein, which produces MRQAEVLYKKEKAGMLTQLDDASFVFTYQDSWFNDINKPAISLTLPKTQQKYTSKHLFSFFYNMLPEGSNKQTVCFQNRIDTKDHFGILLTTAKQDTIGAVTIKKLDK